Proteins from a genomic interval of Xanthomonas sp. AM6:
- the rlmD gene encoding 23S rRNA (uracil(1939)-C(5))-methyltransferase RlmD, with product MARSRNRLDRTPFQTAIADLSHDGRGVARPEGEGGKVAFVAGALPGETVLAEPTARNRHFDEARTLQVLTASPQRVTPRCPHFGVCAGCVLQHLAEDQQILAKQRVLTENLERIGHVSAQTVLPALSGEPWGYRRKGRFSVRRVEKKDKTLVGFRELDPRFVADLSVCHTVIPQIGFKVSALAELVESLDGKRDIPQIEFIAGDAAVALTFRHMQPLSAHDQAALVVFAQAHDFAIFLQPGGVDTVHPLYPQEVPLSFRLPQWDVELAFRPLDFIQVNASLNQKMIAHALALLDAQPGDRVLDLFCGLGNFTLPLARTVREVVGVEGDAGLVARARENAQRNGLDNAQFFAADLTQDQRQAPWMRQGFDKLLLDPPRSGAIEVLRQLPLDSFQRIVYVSCHPGSLARDAGYLVNEHGFVLKAAGAMDMFPHTAHVESIAVFEKPGLGIGD from the coding sequence GTGGCCCGATCCAGAAACCGCCTAGACCGCACCCCGTTCCAGACCGCCATCGCCGACCTCAGCCACGATGGCCGCGGCGTCGCCCGCCCCGAAGGCGAGGGCGGCAAGGTGGCCTTCGTCGCCGGCGCGCTGCCGGGCGAGACGGTGCTCGCCGAACCCACCGCGCGCAACCGCCACTTCGACGAGGCGCGCACCCTGCAGGTGCTGACCGCCTCGCCGCAGCGGGTGACGCCGCGCTGCCCGCACTTCGGGGTCTGCGCCGGCTGCGTGCTGCAGCACCTGGCCGAGGACCAGCAGATCCTGGCCAAGCAGCGGGTGCTGACCGAGAACCTGGAGCGGATCGGCCACGTGAGTGCGCAGACTGTGTTGCCGGCGCTGTCCGGGGAGCCCTGGGGCTACCGGCGCAAGGGCCGTTTCTCGGTGCGCCGGGTGGAGAAGAAGGACAAGACCCTGGTCGGCTTCCGCGAGCTCGACCCGCGTTTCGTCGCCGACCTGTCGGTGTGCCACACGGTGATCCCGCAGATCGGCTTCAAGGTGAGCGCGCTGGCCGAACTAGTCGAGAGCCTGGACGGCAAGCGCGACATCCCGCAGATCGAGTTCATCGCCGGCGACGCCGCGGTGGCGCTGACCTTCCGCCACATGCAGCCGCTCAGCGCGCACGACCAGGCGGCGCTGGTGGTCTTCGCCCAGGCCCACGACTTCGCCATCTTCCTGCAGCCCGGCGGCGTGGACACGGTGCATCCGCTGTACCCGCAGGAGGTGCCGCTGTCGTTCCGGTTGCCGCAATGGGACGTGGAGCTGGCGTTCCGGCCGCTGGACTTCATTCAGGTCAACGCCTCGCTCAATCAGAAGATGATCGCGCACGCATTGGCGCTGCTGGACGCGCAGCCCGGCGACCGCGTGCTCGACCTGTTCTGCGGGCTGGGCAACTTCACCCTGCCGCTGGCGCGCACGGTGCGCGAGGTGGTCGGCGTGGAAGGCGACGCTGGGCTGGTGGCGCGGGCGCGCGAGAACGCGCAGCGCAACGGCCTGGACAACGCGCAGTTCTTCGCCGCCGACCTGACCCAGGACCAGCGCCAGGCGCCGTGGATGCGCCAGGGCTTCGACAAGCTGCTGCTCGACCCGCCGCGCTCCGGCGCGATCGAGGTGCTGCGGCAGCTGCCGCTGGACAGCTTCCAGCGCATCGTCTACGTCAGCTGCCACCCCGGCTCGCTGGCCCGCGACGCCGGCTACCTGGTCAACGAACACGGCTTCGTGCTGAAGGCCGCCGGCGCGATGGACATGTTTCCGCATACGGCGCACGTGGAGAGCATCGCCGTGTTCGAGAAGCCGGGATTGGGGATCGGGGATTAG
- a CDS encoding NAD(P)/FAD-dependent oxidoreductase — protein MRQRMQIGIVGYGTAGQALALLLARDGHQVQVFERAPQPGPVGAGFLLQPTGLQVLWRIGLLEQALAHGAPVRRLYGETPCGRAVMDMRYRDLDARLFGLGMQRGALFALLAQAWDGYAELQRDTRIVAIDDGLRRLQDQHGRWHGPFDLVIASDGSASALRAQVQGTRLDRVYPWGALWCLLPRGDWAFADELRQRYVAARKMIGLLPVGTRPGDPEPRMSFFWSLPTADFDAWQTRGMEAWLDEVAQLWPQARERLAQVCAPAQLARASYRDAVQQRWYRGRLVLAGDAAHSMSPQLGQGVNMALMDAWVLSEALREAPDLDAALARYQAQRHAHVAVYQFWSRWLTPLFQSERDLVARVRDIGMLPAGRMPGGRGHMLRVLSGTQHGWFGKLPLEPAFLQALADTAALPRIAPEQVRSERVH, from the coding sequence ATGAGGCAACGGATGCAGATCGGCATCGTCGGCTACGGCACGGCGGGCCAGGCCCTGGCGCTGCTGCTGGCGCGCGACGGCCACCAGGTGCAGGTGTTCGAACGCGCGCCGCAGCCGGGTCCGGTCGGCGCCGGGTTCCTGCTGCAGCCCACCGGGCTGCAGGTGCTGTGGCGGATCGGCCTGCTCGAGCAGGCGCTGGCGCACGGCGCGCCGGTGCGGCGCCTGTACGGCGAGACGCCGTGCGGCCGCGCGGTGATGGACATGCGCTACCGCGACCTGGACGCGCGCCTGTTCGGCCTGGGCATGCAGCGCGGCGCGCTGTTCGCGCTGCTGGCGCAGGCGTGGGACGGCTACGCCGAGCTGCAGCGCGACACGCGCATCGTCGCCATCGACGACGGCCTGCGCCGGCTGCAGGACCAGCACGGGCGCTGGCATGGCCCGTTCGACCTGGTGATCGCCAGCGACGGCTCGGCCTCGGCGCTGCGCGCGCAGGTGCAGGGCACACGCCTGGACCGGGTCTATCCGTGGGGCGCGCTGTGGTGCCTGCTGCCGCGCGGCGACTGGGCCTTCGCCGACGAACTGCGCCAGCGCTACGTGGCCGCGCGCAAGATGATCGGCCTGCTGCCGGTCGGCACCCGCCCGGGCGATCCCGAGCCGCGCATGAGTTTCTTCTGGAGCCTGCCCACCGCCGATTTCGACGCGTGGCAGACGCGCGGCATGGAGGCGTGGCTGGACGAGGTCGCGCAGCTGTGGCCGCAGGCGCGCGAGCGCCTGGCGCAGGTGTGCGCGCCGGCGCAGCTGGCGCGGGCCAGCTATCGCGACGCGGTGCAGCAGCGCTGGTACCGCGGCCGCCTGGTGCTGGCCGGAGACGCGGCGCATTCGATGAGCCCGCAGCTGGGGCAGGGCGTCAACATGGCGCTGATGGATGCCTGGGTGTTGAGCGAAGCCCTGCGCGAAGCGCCGGACCTGGACGCGGCGCTGGCGCGCTACCAGGCGCAGCGCCATGCGCACGTGGCGGTGTACCAGTTCTGGAGCCGCTGGCTGACGCCGCTGTTCCAGTCCGAGCGCGACCTGGTGGCGCGGGTGCGCGACATCGGCATGCTGCCGGCCGGGCGCATGCCCGGCGGCCGCGGGCACATGCTGCGCGTGCTCAGCGGCACCCAGCACGGCTGGTTCGGCAAGCTGCCGCTGGAGCCCGCGTTCTTGCAGGCGCTGGCCGATACCGCGGCGCTGCCGCGGATCGCGCCGGAGCAGGTGCGGAGCGAGCGGGTGCACTGA
- a CDS encoding CYTH domain-containing protein, with protein MPIEIERKFLVTGDGWRAAAHAVVPMAQGYINDQAAMDSGAQKASVRVRIQGEEAFLNLKSRALGHTRQEFEYPLPLDDARALLALCVGGLIDKRRHLVRHQGHLWEVDEFLGDNAGLVVAEIELKHADEPFAKPDWIGAEVTDDARYYNLALASHPFSQWPESRD; from the coding sequence ATGCCGATAGAGATCGAACGCAAATTCCTGGTCACCGGCGACGGTTGGCGCGCGGCCGCGCATGCGGTGGTTCCGATGGCGCAGGGCTACATCAACGATCAGGCGGCGATGGACAGCGGCGCGCAGAAGGCGTCGGTGCGGGTGCGCATCCAGGGCGAGGAGGCGTTCCTCAACCTCAAGTCGCGCGCGCTGGGGCATACCCGGCAGGAGTTCGAGTACCCGCTGCCGCTGGACGATGCGCGGGCGCTGCTGGCGCTGTGCGTGGGCGGGCTGATCGACAAGCGCCGGCATCTGGTGCGGCACCAGGGCCATCTGTGGGAAGTGGACGAGTTCCTCGGCGACAACGCCGGGCTGGTGGTCGCCGAGATCGAACTGAAGCACGCCGACGAGCCGTTCGCCAAGCCCGACTGGATCGGCGCCGAAGTCACCGACGACGCGCGCTACTACAACCTGGCGCTGGCCTCGCATCCGTTCTCTCAGTGGCCGGAGAGCCGGGATTAG
- a CDS encoding response regulator: MASTQDPVTRLLLVEDDPISRAFFQVTLESLPAQVDLADTVSAALASAQAQQHDLWLIDANLPDGNGAELLQRLQRQRPGTPALAHTADASDWVRERLLGAGFAEVLLKPLSPERLLQAVRRLLVRGRAGPAPGAAETAVDWDETTALVALNGERSHLIALRELFLAELPGTRDAVASALQLSDEQAVRSHLHRLQASCGFVGAARLARAVRQLQGDPASSQARNQFSEAVAALLH, from the coding sequence ATGGCATCGACCCAGGACCCTGTGACGCGACTTTTGCTGGTCGAGGACGACCCGATCAGCCGCGCGTTTTTCCAAGTGACGCTGGAATCCCTGCCCGCGCAGGTCGATCTGGCCGACACCGTTTCCGCCGCACTGGCCAGCGCCCAGGCGCAGCAACACGACCTGTGGCTGATCGACGCCAACCTGCCCGACGGCAACGGCGCCGAACTGCTGCAGCGGCTGCAGCGGCAGCGCCCCGGCACCCCGGCGCTGGCGCATACCGCCGACGCCAGCGATTGGGTCCGCGAGCGCCTGCTCGGCGCCGGCTTCGCCGAAGTGCTGCTGAAACCGCTGAGCCCCGAACGCCTGCTGCAGGCCGTGCGCCGCCTGCTGGTGCGCGGCCGCGCCGGCCCCGCGCCGGGCGCGGCGGAGACGGCGGTGGACTGGGACGAGACCACCGCGCTGGTCGCGCTCAACGGCGAGCGCTCGCACCTGATCGCGCTGCGCGAACTGTTCCTGGCCGAATTGCCCGGCACCCGCGACGCGGTCGCCTCGGCGCTGCAGCTCAGCGACGAGCAGGCCGTGCGCAGCCACCTGCACCGGCTGCAGGCCAGCTGCGGCTTCGTCGGCGCCGCACGCCTGGCGCGCGCGGTGCGCCAGCTGCAGGGCGATCCGGCCTCGTCGCAGGCGCGCAACCAGTTCAGCGAGGCGGTGGCGGCGTTGCTGCATTGA
- the recO gene encoding DNA repair protein RecO yields MLIEHEPAFVLHARPWRETSLLVEVLSAQYGRLGVLARGVQGPKKQPLRAALQPLQSIRFSAQRRGELAQLRAAEAVDTAPRLSGDGMLAGFYINELTLRLAPRDDPAPDLYLAYARVRARLGAEAPLAWTLRCFERDLLDALGVGFDLRHDGDGEPIDPAARYVLDAEHGPRRLLSDRGHDQRSGMATGRALLALAADEMPVAEDLPGLRRGMRVVLLHHLGGRGLKSWEMLQDLTRQRRDAEAVERPEVPESTEVSGPQAPKAD; encoded by the coding sequence ATGCTCATCGAACACGAACCCGCCTTCGTCCTGCACGCGCGCCCCTGGCGCGAGACCAGCCTGCTGGTCGAGGTGCTGAGCGCGCAGTACGGCCGCCTGGGCGTGCTGGCGCGGGGCGTGCAGGGGCCGAAGAAGCAGCCGTTGCGCGCCGCGCTGCAGCCGCTGCAGTCGATCCGCTTCAGCGCGCAGCGCCGCGGCGAGCTGGCCCAGCTGCGTGCGGCCGAGGCGGTGGACACGGCGCCGCGCCTGAGCGGCGACGGCATGCTCGCCGGGTTCTACATCAACGAACTGACCCTGCGCCTGGCGCCGCGCGACGACCCGGCGCCGGACCTGTACTTGGCCTACGCGCGGGTGCGCGCGCGGCTGGGCGCGGAGGCGCCGCTGGCGTGGACCCTGCGCTGCTTCGAGCGCGACCTGCTGGACGCGCTGGGCGTGGGCTTCGACCTGCGCCACGACGGCGACGGCGAGCCGATCGACCCGGCCGCGCGCTACGTGCTGGACGCCGAACACGGCCCGCGCCGCCTGCTCAGCGACCGCGGCCACGACCAGCGCAGCGGCATGGCCACCGGCCGCGCGCTGCTGGCGCTGGCCGCCGACGAGATGCCGGTGGCCGAAGACCTGCCGGGCCTGCGCCGCGGCATGCGCGTGGTGCTGCTGCACCACCTCGGCGGGCGCGGCCTGAAGTCCTGGGAGATGCTGCAGGACCTGACCCGCCAGCGCCGCGATGCGGAGGCCGTGGAGAGGCCGGAGGTGCCCGAATCGACGGAAGTCTCCGGCCCGCAGGCACCGAAGGCCGATTGA
- a CDS encoding DsbA family oxidoreductase, with product MRIDIWSDVVCPWCWIGKRRLQQGIAALGAEAPALEIHWHPYLLDPDAGTEPVPLREAYAAKFGGAARTEQILAQTQATARAEGLPFDFGRGQVRVTTLPAHRLLWLAAREGDVDAVAEALFHAHFAEGRNLAETGTLLAAGAAGGLSAARVQALLDGDEGLAEIQAQLQQAQAMGIRAVPTYVIEGRHAIQGAQPPEAFAAALRGLLPPASGAAQDCGPDGCAV from the coding sequence ATGCGCATCGACATCTGGTCCGACGTGGTCTGCCCCTGGTGCTGGATCGGCAAGCGCCGGCTGCAGCAAGGCATCGCGGCGCTCGGCGCGGAGGCGCCGGCGCTGGAGATCCATTGGCATCCGTACCTGCTCGATCCCGATGCCGGGACCGAGCCGGTGCCGCTGCGCGAGGCGTATGCGGCCAAGTTCGGCGGCGCCGCGCGCACCGAGCAGATCCTGGCGCAGACCCAGGCCACCGCGCGCGCCGAGGGGCTGCCGTTCGATTTCGGCCGCGGCCAGGTGCGGGTGACCACGCTGCCGGCGCACCGGCTGCTGTGGCTGGCCGCGCGCGAGGGCGATGTCGACGCGGTGGCCGAGGCGCTGTTCCACGCGCATTTCGCCGAGGGGCGCAATCTTGCCGAGACCGGCACGCTGCTGGCGGCAGGCGCCGCCGGCGGGCTGTCCGCGGCGCGGGTGCAGGCGCTGCTGGACGGCGACGAGGGCCTGGCCGAGATCCAGGCGCAGCTGCAGCAGGCGCAGGCGATGGGCATCCGCGCGGTGCCGACCTACGTCATCGAAGGCCGCCACGCGATCCAGGGCGCGCAGCCGCCGGAAGCGTTCGCCGCGGCCTTGCGCGGCCTGCTGCCGCCGGCCTCCGGCGCCGCGCAGGACTGCGGGCCCGACGGCTGCGCGGTGTAG
- the rnc gene encoding ribonuclease III, whose product MASKTILRGDRIGHRFADPQLLAQALTHRSAGAPHNERLEFLGDSIVNQLIAEALYRRWPKADEGALTRARAELVREASLASIGRQLELGERLTLGPGEMKSGGHRRDSILADAVEAVVAAIYLDAGFEACRAVILPWFETALAALPVGKAEKDAKTRLQEWLQARQRSLPAYELISETGDDHAKLFRVRCVLAEPALVTEGEGTSRRLAEQQAAAAAIEQLDSSK is encoded by the coding sequence GTGGCGAGTAAAACGATCCTGCGCGGCGACCGCATCGGTCACCGCTTCGCCGACCCGCAGCTGCTGGCGCAGGCGCTGACCCATCGCAGCGCCGGCGCGCCGCACAACGAGCGGCTGGAATTCCTCGGCGACAGCATCGTCAACCAGCTGATCGCCGAGGCGCTGTACCGGCGCTGGCCCAAGGCCGACGAGGGCGCGCTGACCCGCGCCCGCGCCGAGCTGGTGCGCGAGGCCTCGCTGGCCAGCATCGGCCGCCAGCTGGAGCTGGGCGAACGGCTGACCCTGGGGCCGGGCGAGATGAAGTCCGGCGGGCATCGCCGCGATTCGATCCTGGCCGACGCGGTCGAGGCGGTGGTCGCGGCGATCTACCTGGACGCCGGGTTCGAGGCCTGCCGTGCGGTGATCCTGCCCTGGTTCGAGACGGCGCTGGCCGCACTGCCGGTGGGCAAGGCCGAGAAGGACGCCAAGACCCGCCTGCAGGAATGGCTGCAGGCGCGCCAGCGGTCCCTGCCGGCCTACGAACTGATCAGCGAAACCGGCGACGACCACGCCAAGCTATTCCGGGTACGCTGCGTACTCGCCGAGCCTGCCCTCGTCACCGAGGGCGAGGGCACCTCGCGACGGCTGGCCGAACAACAGGCCGCCGCCGCCGCCATCGAGCAACTGGATTCGAGCAAGTGA
- a CDS encoding DUF4845 domain-containing protein — protein MKHKQSGMTLTSFVIVLAVVGFFAYIGMKLFPMYMEYYAVRSAMKGLAAEPGSADMDPAQAKMLLFRRLDINNSDNVTPDDVKFERMDSGWKMHVAYEVRKPLVANLDVVGKFDITQDLTTRGGE, from the coding sequence ATGAAGCACAAGCAAAGTGGCATGACGTTGACGTCGTTCGTGATCGTGCTGGCGGTGGTCGGATTCTTCGCCTACATCGGCATGAAGCTGTTCCCGATGTACATGGAATACTACGCGGTGCGCTCGGCGATGAAGGGCCTGGCCGCCGAGCCGGGCAGCGCCGACATGGATCCGGCGCAGGCGAAGATGCTGCTGTTCCGCCGCCTGGACATCAACAACTCCGACAACGTGACGCCGGACGACGTCAAGTTCGAACGCATGGATTCGGGCTGGAAGATGCACGTGGCCTATGAGGTGCGCAAGCCGCTGGTCGCCAACCTGGACGTGGTCGGCAAGTTCGACATCACCCAGGACCTGACGACGCGCGGTGGCGAGTAA
- a CDS encoding cold-shock protein has product MPNGTVKWFNDAKGFGFISPEDGSADVFAHFSAINSKGFRSLQEGQRVSYDVTQGPKGAQASNITPVE; this is encoded by the coding sequence ATGCCGAACGGTACCGTCAAGTGGTTCAACGACGCCAAGGGATTTGGCTTTATTTCACCGGAAGACGGCAGCGCCGATGTATTCGCGCACTTCTCCGCGATCAATTCCAAGGGCTTCCGCAGCCTGCAGGAAGGACAGCGTGTCAGCTACGACGTGACCCAGGGTCCGAAGGGCGCGCAGGCCTCCAATATTACGCCTGTCGAGTAA
- a CDS encoding hypoxanthine-guanine phosphoribosyltransferase → MSTLTIAQALAQADLLVDRPQLDQAIARMADAIAADYRGEIPVYLTIMHGALPFAGQLALELGARGQDLQLDYLHATRYRGETVGGELVWKHRPATALYGRRVLLLDDILDEGLTLQAVRQWCLEQGATDVRIAALTVKRHDRCVAGVSADYTGVDVPDRYVFGFGMDVNEALRNLPAIYAMKE, encoded by the coding sequence ATGTCCACTCTCACCATCGCCCAGGCCCTGGCCCAGGCCGACCTGCTGGTCGATCGTCCGCAACTCGACCAGGCCATCGCACGCATGGCCGACGCCATCGCCGCCGACTACCGCGGCGAGATCCCGGTCTACCTGACCATCATGCACGGCGCATTGCCGTTCGCCGGCCAGTTGGCGCTGGAACTGGGCGCGCGCGGCCAGGACCTGCAGCTGGACTACCTGCACGCCACCCGCTACCGCGGCGAGACCGTCGGCGGCGAGCTGGTGTGGAAGCACCGCCCCGCCACCGCGCTGTACGGGCGCCGCGTGCTGCTGCTCGACGACATCCTCGACGAGGGCCTGACCCTGCAGGCAGTGCGCCAGTGGTGCCTGGAGCAGGGCGCCACCGACGTGCGCATCGCCGCGCTGACGGTCAAGCGCCACGACCGCTGCGTGGCCGGGGTCAGCGCCGACTACACCGGCGTGGACGTGCCCGACCGCTACGTGTTCGGCTTCGGCATGGACGTCAACGAGGCCCTGCGCAACCTGCCGGCGATCTACGCGATGAAGGAGTAG
- the nagZ gene encoding beta-N-acetylhexosaminidase, which yields MLAIGVAGTELTAQERDWLQHDAVAGVVLFKRNFASRAQVAELSAAIRAAAPRPQLICVDQEGGRVQRFRDGYSALPPLHGFGALYARDREAALALAEQHAWLMASEVRASGVDLSFAPVVDLARGNRAIGDRAFSDDPQVVAAFTAAYVRGMHSVGMAATLKHFPGHGTVLEDTHVDDAEDPRPLQTLRQEDLVPFAAGIAAGADAVMMAHVVYPQVAPEPAGYSPRWIQQILRQELGFRGVVFSDDIGMAASFAAGGVAARVTAHLDAGCDVVLVCHPELVEESLQAVRDRPPNTAALLGLLGRGALGWDGLLADARYGRTQSHMLATFGKTA from the coding sequence ATGCTCGCGATCGGCGTCGCCGGTACCGAACTCACCGCGCAGGAACGCGACTGGCTGCAGCACGACGCGGTGGCCGGCGTGGTCCTGTTCAAGCGCAATTTCGCCTCGCGCGCGCAGGTCGCCGAGCTGTCGGCGGCGATCCGCGCCGCGGCGCCGCGGCCGCAGCTGATCTGCGTGGACCAGGAAGGCGGCCGCGTGCAGCGCTTCCGCGACGGCTACAGCGCGCTGCCGCCGCTGCACGGCTTTGGCGCGCTGTATGCGCGCGACCGCGAGGCGGCGCTGGCGCTGGCCGAGCAGCACGCCTGGCTGATGGCCAGCGAGGTGCGCGCCAGCGGCGTGGACCTGAGCTTCGCGCCGGTGGTGGACCTGGCGCGCGGCAACCGCGCGATCGGCGATCGCGCCTTCAGCGACGATCCGCAGGTGGTCGCCGCGTTCACCGCCGCCTACGTGCGCGGCATGCACAGCGTCGGCATGGCCGCCACGCTCAAGCACTTCCCCGGCCACGGCACGGTGCTGGAAGACACCCACGTCGACGACGCCGAGGATCCGCGCCCGCTGCAGACGCTGCGCCAGGAAGACCTGGTCCCGTTCGCCGCCGGCATCGCCGCCGGCGCCGATGCGGTGATGATGGCGCACGTGGTGTATCCGCAGGTGGCGCCGGAGCCGGCCGGCTATTCGCCGCGCTGGATCCAGCAGATCCTGCGCCAGGAACTGGGCTTCCGCGGCGTGGTGTTCTCCGACGACATCGGCATGGCCGCCTCGTTCGCCGCCGGCGGCGTCGCCGCGCGGGTGACCGCGCACCTGGACGCCGGCTGCGACGTGGTCCTGGTCTGCCATCCCGAACTGGTGGAGGAGTCGCTGCAGGCCGTGCGCGACCGCCCGCCCAACACCGCCGCGCTGCTCGGCCTGCTCGGCCGCGGCGCCCTCGGCTGGGACGGCCTGCTCGCCGACGCCCGCTACGGCCGCACCCAATCCCACATGCTCGCAACCTTCGGAAAAACCGCCTGA
- a CDS encoding S-methyl-5'-thioinosine phosphorylase — protein sequence MRMDNIALAVIGGTGVYKLAQLDDVETREVDTRYGSPSGPVRIGTLLGHRVAFLARHGEGHSLPPHKINYRANLAALQQIGATRVLALNTVGGIGERFGPRVLACPDQLIDYTWGRISTLSEEPGSEVLHVDFGHPYSPMLRSKVLAAARVTGAAVVDGGCYGATQGPRLETIAEIARLRRDGCDLVGMTGMPEAGLARELGLEYVCLAIVANWAAGCGDAQEITLAEVLANVEAASAGLPELIGELARG from the coding sequence ATCCGCATGGACAACATCGCACTGGCCGTGATCGGCGGCACCGGCGTCTACAAGCTCGCGCAACTGGACGACGTGGAGACCCGCGAGGTCGACACGCGCTACGGCAGCCCGTCCGGCCCGGTGCGCATCGGCACGCTGCTCGGCCACCGGGTCGCGTTCCTGGCGCGCCACGGCGAAGGCCATTCGCTGCCGCCGCACAAGATCAATTACCGCGCAAACCTTGCGGCGTTGCAGCAAATCGGCGCCACCCGGGTGCTCGCGCTCAACACCGTCGGCGGCATCGGCGAGCGCTTCGGGCCGCGCGTGCTGGCCTGCCCGGACCAGCTGATCGACTACACCTGGGGCCGCATCTCCACGCTCAGCGAGGAGCCGGGCAGCGAGGTGCTGCACGTGGACTTCGGCCACCCGTATTCGCCGATGCTGCGCAGCAAGGTGCTGGCCGCCGCGCGCGTGACCGGCGCCGCGGTGGTCGACGGCGGTTGCTACGGCGCCACGCAAGGGCCGCGGCTGGAAACGATTGCGGAGATCGCGCGGCTGCGCCGCGACGGCTGCGATCTGGTCGGCATGACCGGCATGCCCGAGGCCGGGCTGGCGCGCGAACTGGGCCTGGAATACGTGTGCCTGGCGATCGTGGCGAACTGGGCCGCCGGCTGCGGCGACGCCCAGGAGATCACCCTGGCCGAGGTGCTGGCCAACGTGGAGGCGGCCTCGGCGGGCCTGCCGGAGCTGATCGGCGAACTGGCGCGCGGGTGA
- the era gene encoding GTPase Era, translating into MNEQAPPYRSGSVAVIGRPNVGKSTLTNALVGAKVSIVSNRPQTTRHRLLGIASFPEGQLVLVDTPGLHREQKRAMNRVMNRAARGSLEGVDAGLLVIEAGRWDEEDTLAFNVLSDSGIPVVLVVNKVDRLKDKTALLPFLQQVSEGRSFAAVHPISALKRKGLEALVRDLLALVPEAPAMFGEDEITDRSQRFLAGELVREQLMRQLGEELPYATTVEIERFAEDGALLRIGAVIWVEREGQKAIVIGKGGTRLKDIGAKARQQMERLFGAKVFLETWVRVREGWSDDEAALKAFGYGE; encoded by the coding sequence GTGAACGAGCAAGCGCCCCCCTACCGCAGCGGCAGCGTGGCCGTGATCGGCCGCCCCAACGTGGGCAAGTCCACCCTGACCAACGCCCTGGTGGGCGCCAAGGTCAGCATCGTCTCCAACCGGCCGCAGACCACCCGGCACCGGCTGCTGGGCATCGCCAGCTTCCCGGAAGGGCAACTGGTGCTGGTCGACACCCCCGGCCTGCACCGCGAGCAGAAGCGCGCGATGAACCGGGTCATGAACCGCGCCGCGCGCGGCTCGCTGGAGGGCGTGGACGCCGGCCTGCTGGTGATCGAGGCCGGGCGCTGGGACGAGGAGGACACGCTGGCGTTCAACGTGCTCAGCGATTCGGGCATCCCGGTGGTGCTGGTGGTGAACAAGGTCGACCGGCTCAAGGACAAGACCGCGCTGCTGCCGTTCCTGCAGCAGGTCAGCGAGGGCCGCAGCTTCGCCGCGGTGCATCCGATCTCCGCGCTCAAGCGCAAGGGCCTGGAGGCGCTGGTGCGCGACCTGCTGGCGCTGGTGCCGGAAGCCCCGGCGATGTTCGGCGAGGACGAGATCACCGACCGCAGCCAGCGCTTCCTGGCCGGCGAACTGGTGCGCGAGCAGCTGATGCGCCAGCTCGGCGAGGAACTGCCGTACGCGACCACGGTGGAGATCGAGCGCTTCGCCGAGGACGGCGCGCTGCTGCGCATCGGCGCGGTGATCTGGGTCGAGCGCGAAGGCCAGAAGGCGATCGTGATCGGCAAGGGCGGCACCCGCCTGAAGGACATCGGCGCCAAGGCCCGGCAGCAGATGGAGCGCCTGTTCGGCGCCAAGGTGTTCCTGGAGACCTGGGTCCGCGTGCGCGAGGGCTGGTCGGACGACGAGGCGGCGCTGAAGGCGTTCGGCTACGGAGAGTAG